Proteins from a genomic interval of Streptomyces sp. NBC_01445:
- a CDS encoding PP2C family protein-serine/threonine phosphatase has protein sequence MPQRREGLRQPARAGRALLAIPIAWIVAVSVIDILAPPNIHLGPLLVAAPAITPLFGGPRTVGLVAALAVIAQTTIGLVRDPDQMLSSNHQAQIIALVLVGTSLVIFCVFRERRAKELAQVRYVSEAAQRVVLPPLPKEIGPLRVASLYLAAEAEAQIGGDLYAAARTASGTRLLVGDVRGKGMTAVNDAALLLGAFRVAAHRQASLGELVSYLDRSVCWDLMEPGETGCFGETFITANILDIPDRDGRVQMVACGHPPPVVLRNGRPTTMDALYPAPPLGLGELAHPRYHVDSFQFEAGDLLLLYTDGVTEARDSTGTFYPLAERIAGWTENDPDAFLGLFRRDLLHHVGGHLNDDAAMIAVKRTATPRA, from the coding sequence ATGCCGCAGCGCCGCGAAGGACTTCGACAGCCGGCGCGAGCGGGGCGGGCGTTGCTCGCCATCCCGATCGCGTGGATTGTTGCGGTGTCCGTGATCGACATTCTTGCTCCGCCCAACATCCATCTGGGTCCGCTGCTCGTCGCGGCCCCGGCGATCACGCCGTTGTTCGGAGGGCCCCGGACGGTGGGCCTGGTCGCTGCACTGGCGGTGATCGCGCAGACGACCATCGGGCTGGTGCGCGATCCTGACCAGATGCTCTCGTCCAATCACCAGGCACAGATCATCGCCCTGGTGCTGGTCGGCACGAGCCTGGTGATCTTCTGTGTATTCCGGGAGCGTCGCGCAAAAGAGCTGGCGCAAGTGCGGTACGTGTCCGAGGCCGCCCAGCGTGTGGTCCTACCGCCGCTACCCAAGGAGATCGGACCGCTGCGCGTCGCCTCCCTCTACCTTGCAGCAGAGGCCGAGGCCCAGATCGGCGGGGATCTGTACGCGGCGGCGCGCACCGCCTCCGGCACCCGGCTGCTTGTCGGTGATGTGCGCGGCAAGGGGATGACCGCGGTCAATGACGCCGCCTTGCTGCTCGGAGCATTCCGCGTCGCTGCCCACCGCCAGGCGAGCCTGGGCGAGCTGGTGAGCTACCTCGACCGAAGCGTGTGCTGGGACCTGATGGAGCCGGGCGAGACGGGCTGCTTCGGGGAAACGTTCATCACCGCCAACATCCTGGACATCCCCGACCGGGACGGCCGGGTCCAGATGGTTGCCTGCGGGCACCCGCCGCCGGTCGTCCTGCGCAACGGCCGACCGACGACGATGGACGCCCTTTATCCCGCACCTCCGCTGGGCCTGGGCGAACTGGCGCATCCGCGATACCACGTCGACAGCTTCCAGTTCGAGGCGGGAGACCTGCTGCTGCTGTACACCGACGGCGTCACCGAGGCCCGCGACTCCACCGGCACCTTCTACCCACTCGCCGAGCGCATCGCAGGCTGGACCGAGAACGACCCCGACGCCTTCCTCGGCCTCTTCCGGCGCGACCTGCTGCACCACGTCGGCGGACACCTGAACGACGATGCCGCCATGATCGCCGTAAAGCGCACCGCCACGCCCAGGGCCTGA
- a CDS encoding GxGYxYP domain-containing protein, with protein sequence MVSRRNLLQAGGAVLAAGSLGISLPQQAGAAERGSAARLLPSFGRAARLDVADVSKLNGNDQLLLTTLQGVVNRRSPRLYFNFDSGQVDLRWLAGTGAKATHHADALDLVGRYRDEVRGAVLIDPDVPDSVNVATTLAGLHGAVAATAEQAKAHGLKTVTDLRGRFDADDVLATYRWQLDHLFPHCSHALLAGLPPSRTVGVDGVKWREVARETERIRDISNRKVRTLDLSPEVGGDNDVYLRFQDSFGDDGWGASVASVTVKADGKDIASFTPGTDAEKPYLFDGLNSSIGDKSNRFSDGGGYFVYHFTAPAGAKELTVDVDLWNQYLVTATNTAPTRVEPFPYFRDYVVASKAMVLWLPPSGDTGKLLDETFARLEPTTPYTGWFSNDVAGEWGGVDRASQHGIQVVPADFYMNGTVHAGTPAKISDRVRPRPKAELHNRVYVTLTVGEGDNVQYCQRRMRDIWDDPKRGTVPVNWTVSPLLADIGPALLAYYQRTATANDLLISGPSGAGYTYPGSWPEEALDAYTALSGRFLRRTGMDLAYAYNPRNTAGDGWVPFDERVMASYRKNTPVRGIIQSWETGDLQVRPAGIPVIGNFYPQGKGKEFRDALLRHIEGRDTSKPMFIAAAINAWDWTPSDIADLAALLEDPFEVVRGDAFFSLMDRSTV encoded by the coding sequence ATGGTGTCACGAAGAAATCTCCTGCAGGCGGGCGGCGCGGTCCTAGCAGCCGGAAGTCTCGGGATCTCCCTGCCGCAACAGGCAGGGGCTGCCGAGCGCGGCTCCGCGGCCCGCCTTCTGCCGTCCTTCGGCCGGGCCGCCCGGCTCGACGTCGCCGACGTCAGCAAGTTGAACGGCAACGACCAACTGCTGCTGACGACCCTTCAGGGCGTCGTCAACCGGCGCAGTCCACGGCTCTACTTCAACTTCGACAGCGGCCAGGTCGACCTGCGCTGGCTCGCCGGCACCGGCGCGAAGGCCACCCACCACGCCGACGCCCTGGACCTGGTCGGCCGCTACCGCGACGAGGTGCGCGGCGCCGTCCTCATCGACCCCGACGTGCCCGACTCGGTCAACGTGGCCACCACGCTCGCCGGGCTCCACGGCGCCGTCGCCGCCACCGCCGAACAGGCGAAGGCCCACGGCCTGAAGACCGTCACCGACCTGCGCGGCCGCTTCGACGCCGACGACGTCCTGGCCACCTACCGCTGGCAGCTCGACCACCTCTTCCCGCACTGCAGCCACGCCCTGCTGGCCGGCCTGCCACCGAGCCGGACCGTCGGCGTGGACGGGGTCAAGTGGCGCGAGGTCGCACGGGAGACCGAGCGGATCCGCGACATCTCCAACCGCAAGGTCCGCACACTCGACCTCAGCCCGGAAGTCGGTGGCGACAACGATGTCTACCTCCGGTTCCAGGACTCCTTCGGGGACGACGGCTGGGGCGCGTCGGTCGCCTCGGTCACCGTGAAGGCGGACGGCAAGGACATCGCCTCGTTCACGCCGGGCACCGACGCCGAGAAGCCGTACCTGTTCGACGGCCTCAACTCCTCCATCGGTGACAAGTCGAACCGGTTCAGCGATGGCGGCGGCTACTTCGTCTACCACTTCACCGCGCCCGCCGGTGCCAAGGAACTGACGGTCGACGTCGACCTGTGGAACCAGTACCTGGTCACCGCCACCAACACCGCGCCCACCCGCGTCGAGCCCTTCCCGTACTTCCGGGACTACGTGGTGGCGAGCAAGGCCATGGTGCTGTGGCTGCCTCCGTCGGGCGACACCGGCAAGCTGCTGGACGAGACGTTCGCCAGGCTCGAGCCGACCACCCCGTACACCGGCTGGTTCTCCAACGACGTGGCCGGCGAGTGGGGCGGCGTCGACCGCGCCTCGCAGCACGGCATCCAGGTCGTGCCCGCCGACTTCTACATGAACGGCACGGTGCACGCCGGCACCCCGGCGAAGATCTCCGACCGGGTACGGCCCCGTCCGAAGGCCGAGCTCCACAACCGCGTGTACGTGACGCTGACGGTCGGCGAGGGCGACAACGTCCAGTACTGCCAGCGCCGGATGCGGGACATCTGGGACGACCCGAAGCGCGGCACCGTCCCCGTCAACTGGACGGTGAGCCCGCTGCTCGCCGACATCGGACCGGCGCTCCTCGCGTACTACCAGCGGACCGCGACCGCCAACGACCTGCTCATCTCCGGTCCGTCCGGGGCGGGTTACACCTACCCCGGCTCCTGGCCCGAGGAGGCGCTGGACGCGTACACGGCGCTCAGCGGCCGTTTCCTGCGCCGCACCGGCATGGATCTGGCCTACGCCTACAACCCCCGCAACACCGCGGGCGACGGCTGGGTCCCGTTCGACGAGCGGGTCATGGCGTCCTACCGCAAGAACACTCCGGTGCGCGGGATCATCCAGTCCTGGGAGACCGGTGACCTGCAGGTACGGCCGGCCGGGATCCCCGTGATCGGCAACTTCTACCCGCAGGGCAAGGGCAAGGAGTTCCGCGACGCGCTTCTCCGGCACATCGAGGGGCGGGACACGTCGAAGCCGATGTTCATTGCCGCCGCGATCAACGCCTGGGACTGGACCCCGAGCGATATCGCGGACCTCGCCGCACTGCTGGAGGACCCCTTCGAGGTCGTCCGCGGTGACGCGTTCTTCTCACTGATGGACCGCAGCACCGTGTGA
- a CDS encoding HEAT repeat domain-containing protein: protein MTITTQDADAIRALQGLEDGRSSVRLRAALAAGTTPDLHFIDKLIERCAIEPEFFVRDMLTWALTRHPVSMTLPKLLREVRSERVQARSQALHTLSKIGDRQAWPAITRTLLSDADDEVARSAWRAAVVLVPEGEGAALATVLATQLGRGGRETQLSLSRALVALGEVIAPALLAATTARDPGMRAHALATQRLLRDPDTGFESAIDEAKRVVALGRSGQEGR from the coding sequence ATGACGATCACGACACAGGACGCCGATGCGATACGAGCGCTCCAGGGGTTGGAGGACGGCCGTTCGTCCGTGCGACTGCGGGCTGCCCTGGCGGCCGGCACGACGCCTGACCTGCACTTCATCGACAAGCTCATCGAGCGATGCGCGATCGAGCCCGAGTTTTTCGTCCGCGACATGCTTACCTGGGCGCTCACCCGCCACCCGGTGTCGATGACGCTTCCCAAGCTGCTCCGCGAAGTCCGCTCGGAGCGAGTGCAGGCACGGAGCCAGGCGCTGCACACGCTGTCCAAGATCGGGGACCGGCAGGCGTGGCCGGCCATCACACGGACGCTCCTGTCCGACGCCGACGACGAGGTGGCGCGGAGCGCCTGGCGAGCCGCGGTCGTGCTCGTGCCGGAAGGCGAGGGGGCCGCGTTGGCCACGGTGTTGGCGACGCAGCTCGGGCGCGGTGGGCGGGAGACACAGCTGAGTCTCAGTCGGGCGCTGGTCGCGCTGGGGGAAGTGATTGCGCCGGCTCTCCTTGCTGCGACGACAGCCCGTGACCCGGGCATGCGCGCGCACGCGCTCGCCACACAACGGCTGCTGCGCGACCCAGACACCGGATTCGAGTCCGCGATCGATGAGGCGAAGCGGGTCGTGGCCCTCGGCAGGTCCGGCCAGGAGGGACGATAG
- a CDS encoding ATP-binding protein, whose product MASRSIGLSTTSHRGCFARFYRRRLEESGRKGAADPAQGEGPSAEGAGTSWVARNRALWSRTLEPVRPLDRPRARATAWDASWPIPRELTSVRQARRLVTAQLGDWDLEGLADTAELLVSELVTNALRHTRGPLRLNLQVRGSRLRCEVEDTDPAGPVRRVVDTDAEGGRGTELLDLLADAWGSTCTPTGKTTWCEMLTQTPSPKGSPASD is encoded by the coding sequence GTGGCCTCCCGGTCCATCGGCCTCTCCACGACCTCTCACCGGGGATGCTTTGCCCGGTTCTACCGCCGCCGACTTGAGGAGTCGGGGCGGAAGGGCGCCGCGGACCCGGCACAGGGGGAGGGTCCGTCTGCGGAGGGCGCAGGCACATCGTGGGTCGCCCGGAACCGGGCTCTCTGGTCGCGCACCCTGGAGCCCGTGCGGCCGCTTGACAGGCCCCGTGCCCGCGCAACCGCCTGGGACGCCTCATGGCCTATACCGCGGGAACTGACCTCGGTCCGCCAGGCCCGGCGCCTGGTGACCGCCCAACTGGGCGACTGGGATCTGGAGGGCCTCGCAGACACCGCCGAGCTCTTGGTCAGCGAACTGGTCACCAACGCCCTGCGTCACACGCGCGGTCCTCTGCGGCTCAACTTGCAGGTGCGCGGCTCCCGGCTGCGGTGCGAGGTCGAGGACACTGACCCCGCCGGCCCCGTACGCCGCGTCGTCGACACCGACGCAGAAGGCGGACGCGGCACGGAACTCCTCGACCTGCTCGCGGATGCCTGGGGCAGCACCTGTACGCCCACCGGCAAGACCACGTGGTGCGAAATGCTGACGCAGACGCCTTCGCCAAAGGGATCGCCTGCCTCCGACTGA
- a CDS encoding carbohydrate ABC transporter permease gives MTRWGARTASHAVIVLITLCFLGPFVWVLLSSVQPGSSPAAELSFSFSLTNFRAVLNWDTVYGPLLNSVVISGSTALLTVVVSGLAAYPLSRYRLRYKRHFMLTLLFSTGLPLTAIMVPVYAMFFRFQLYGSVAAMVLFLTASALPFAIWMMKNFMDGVPISLEEAAWVDGAGWFQSLRRVVAPLMAPGVAVVAIFVFVGQWGNFFVPFVLLDTPEKQPAAVTIYSFFSQYGQVAYGQLAAFSVIYTTPAVLLYVLVNKYLSGSFNMAGSVKG, from the coding sequence ATGACCCGCTGGGGCGCGCGCACCGCGTCGCACGCCGTGATCGTGCTGATCACGCTCTGCTTCCTCGGCCCGTTCGTGTGGGTGCTGCTCTCCTCCGTGCAGCCCGGCTCCTCACCGGCCGCCGAACTGTCCTTCTCCTTCTCGCTCACCAACTTCCGGGCCGTCCTGAACTGGGACACGGTGTACGGGCCGCTGCTCAACTCCGTGGTCATCTCCGGCTCCACGGCCCTGCTCACGGTCGTCGTCTCCGGACTCGCCGCCTACCCGCTCTCCCGCTACCGGCTGCGCTACAAACGGCACTTCATGCTCACGCTGCTGTTCTCCACGGGCCTGCCGCTCACCGCGATCATGGTCCCGGTCTACGCGATGTTCTTCCGCTTCCAGCTGTACGGATCCGTGGCGGCGATGGTGCTGTTCCTGACGGCCAGCGCGCTGCCGTTCGCCATCTGGATGATGAAGAACTTCATGGACGGGGTGCCGATCAGCCTGGAGGAGGCCGCCTGGGTGGACGGCGCGGGCTGGTTCCAGTCACTGCGCCGGGTGGTGGCGCCCCTGATGGCGCCGGGCGTCGCCGTCGTCGCGATCTTCGTGTTCGTCGGCCAGTGGGGCAACTTCTTCGTCCCGTTCGTGCTGCTCGACACCCCGGAGAAGCAGCCGGCCGCGGTCACCATCTACTCGTTCTTCTCTCAGTACGGCCAGGTGGCGTACGGGCAGCTGGCGGCGTTCTCCGTCATCTACACCACGCCGGCCGTCCTGCTCTACGTCCTCGTCAACAAGTACCTCTCCGGCTCCTTCAACATGGCCGGATCTGTGAAGGGATAG
- a CDS encoding extracellular solute-binding protein, which yields MNRRTLLAASLAAAATAAVSGCGSGSGRKPGELEVLYRVEKTWPHLEKTLKAAKKEYEAAHKGVTVKLTPVQGSSEDYYTKLALLNRSPGSAPDVYFHDTFQVNADVAAKKLAPLDSYLAKWPDWEKQFPESLRQAARGLDGKTYGVPISTDNRGLWYNKDVFKSAGLPENWAPKTWDDILDAARTIKRKVRGVTPFCMYSAKIHGEGATMQGFEMLLYGTPGGTLFDNGKWVAGSKGLTDSLKFIDTVYREDLGPKKADALNAKLADKALFEWFPEGKLGISLDGGWISGSWKPAGPHPWPEWTKKMGWVPMPTQGGEAPGAVSMSGGWVMAVSSYSKLKQKGFDFITVALNKKNAAMYSEGSGDLAVRKDVASDPAYLKSDPSIAFWTGLAKVTHYRPAYEQYPKVSAQIQEAMEAVTTGSRSPADAAKRYAQEVSRIVGADNVVSTS from the coding sequence TTGAACAGACGCACCCTCCTTGCCGCCTCCCTCGCCGCCGCGGCCACCGCCGCAGTCTCGGGCTGCGGCAGCGGGTCCGGCCGTAAGCCGGGTGAGCTCGAGGTCCTCTACCGCGTGGAGAAGACCTGGCCGCACCTGGAGAAGACGCTGAAGGCGGCCAAGAAGGAGTACGAGGCCGCGCACAAGGGCGTCACCGTCAAGCTGACACCGGTCCAGGGCAGCAGCGAGGACTACTACACCAAGCTCGCCCTCCTGAACCGCTCGCCCGGCTCCGCCCCCGACGTCTACTTCCACGACACCTTCCAGGTCAACGCCGACGTGGCCGCGAAGAAGCTGGCCCCGCTCGACTCCTACCTCGCCAAGTGGCCCGATTGGGAGAAGCAGTTCCCCGAGTCGCTGCGCCAGGCGGCCCGGGGCCTGGACGGCAAGACGTACGGCGTCCCGATCTCCACCGACAACCGCGGCCTCTGGTACAACAAGGACGTCTTCAAGTCCGCGGGACTGCCCGAGAACTGGGCCCCGAAGACCTGGGACGACATCCTCGACGCGGCCCGCACCATCAAGCGCAAGGTGCGCGGCGTCACCCCGTTCTGCATGTACTCCGCGAAGATCCACGGCGAGGGCGCCACCATGCAGGGCTTCGAGATGCTCCTGTACGGCACCCCCGGCGGCACCCTGTTCGACAACGGCAAGTGGGTGGCGGGGAGCAAGGGACTGACCGACTCGCTGAAGTTCATCGACACGGTCTACCGCGAGGACCTCGGCCCCAAGAAGGCCGACGCCCTCAACGCCAAGCTCGCCGACAAGGCGCTGTTCGAGTGGTTCCCCGAGGGCAAGCTCGGCATCAGCCTGGACGGCGGCTGGATCTCCGGCTCCTGGAAGCCGGCGGGACCGCACCCGTGGCCGGAGTGGACCAAGAAGATGGGCTGGGTCCCGATGCCCACGCAGGGCGGCGAGGCGCCGGGCGCTGTCAGCATGTCGGGCGGCTGGGTCATGGCGGTCAGCTCGTACAGCAAGCTCAAGCAGAAGGGCTTCGACTTCATCACGGTGGCGCTGAACAAGAAGAACGCCGCCATGTACTCCGAGGGCTCCGGCGACCTCGCCGTCCGCAAGGACGTGGCGTCCGACCCGGCGTACCTCAAGAGCGACCCCTCGATCGCGTTCTGGACCGGCCTCGCGAAGGTCACCCACTACCGGCCCGCCTACGAGCAGTACCCGAAGGTCTCCGCGCAGATCCAGGAGGCGATGGAGGCGGTCACCACCGGAAGCAGGTCCCCGGCGGACGCGGCGAAGCGGTACGCCCAGGAAGTGAGCCGGATCGTCGGTGCAGACAACGTTGTCTCGACGTCATGA
- a CDS encoding UDP-glucose dehydrogenase family protein: protein MRVSVIGCGHLGIPHAAAMAELGHEVIGVDVDQAKVDRLNAGECPIYEIGLPDLLARHTQSGRLRFTTDIREAAAFAELHFIGVGTPIDADGRSYDTAQVFGAIRQLAPHLDRACTIVGKSTVTVGTTGQVTALAQRLAPAGDQVDVVWNPEFLREGHAVEDTLRPDRLIAGLTTVEAEKAIRTVYAPILDAGVPIFVTDPQTAELAKGAANTFLGLKISYINAVADMCEAAGGDVSQIVDILGIDPRIGSGGMRPGIGYGGGCLPKDVRAFTASARQLGADQAATLLRAAEEINENRTAVALGLITRALGERPIKGTRITVWGAAFKPGTNDVRESPALALSQVLQQAGGIVTVHDPQAVPTAMLRNPELDYTDDLAASLDGAELVVLATEWPEYRQADPQSLVGRPANPLLVDCRTTLDPEPWRSVGWTIHQLGRSGK, encoded by the coding sequence ATGCGTGTCTCCGTGATCGGCTGCGGTCACCTCGGCATCCCGCACGCTGCGGCGATGGCCGAACTCGGCCACGAGGTCATCGGCGTGGACGTCGACCAGGCCAAGGTCGATCGACTCAACGCCGGCGAATGCCCCATCTACGAGATCGGCCTGCCGGACCTGCTCGCCCGCCACACCCAGAGCGGACGTCTGCGCTTCACCACCGACATCCGTGAGGCGGCCGCCTTCGCCGAGCTGCACTTCATCGGCGTCGGAACCCCCATCGACGCCGACGGCCGCTCCTACGACACCGCACAGGTCTTCGGCGCGATCCGTCAGCTCGCCCCCCACCTCGACCGGGCGTGCACCATCGTCGGCAAGAGCACGGTCACCGTCGGCACCACCGGCCAGGTCACGGCCCTTGCCCAGCGCCTGGCCCCCGCAGGCGACCAGGTCGACGTCGTATGGAACCCCGAGTTCCTGCGCGAAGGCCACGCCGTCGAGGACACCCTGCGCCCGGACCGGCTCATCGCCGGCCTGACCACCGTCGAGGCCGAGAAGGCGATCCGCACGGTCTACGCCCCCATCCTGGACGCCGGTGTCCCGATCTTCGTCACCGACCCGCAGACCGCCGAGTTGGCCAAGGGCGCCGCGAACACCTTCCTCGGCTTGAAGATCAGCTACATCAACGCCGTCGCCGACATGTGCGAGGCCGCGGGCGGCGACGTCTCCCAGATCGTGGACATCCTGGGCATCGACCCCCGGATCGGCAGCGGCGGCATGAGGCCCGGCATCGGCTACGGCGGCGGCTGCCTCCCCAAGGACGTCCGCGCCTTCACCGCCTCCGCCCGCCAACTCGGCGCCGACCAGGCCGCCACCCTCCTGCGCGCCGCCGAGGAGATCAACGAGAACCGCACCGCCGTCGCCCTGGGTCTCATCACCCGCGCCCTGGGGGAGCGCCCCATCAAGGGCACCCGGATCACCGTGTGGGGCGCCGCGTTCAAGCCCGGCACCAACGACGTGCGCGAGTCCCCGGCCCTCGCCCTGTCCCAGGTCCTCCAGCAGGCCGGCGGCATCGTCACGGTTCACGACCCGCAGGCCGTGCCCACGGCGATGCTCCGCAACCCCGAGCTGGACTACACCGACGACCTCGCCGCCTCCCTCGACGGCGCCGAACTCGTCGTCCTGGCCACCGAATGGCCCGAATACCGGCAGGCCGACCCCCAGTCCCTGGTCGGCCGCCCGGCCAACCCTCTGCTCGTCGACTGCCGTACCACCCTCGACCCCGAGCCCTGGCGCTCGGTGGGATGGACCATCCACCAGCTCGGACGCTCCGGAAAGTAG
- a CDS encoding MerR family transcriptional regulator: protein MLIGEVARRSGVSARMLRHYESLGLVRPSGRTGSGYREYSGEDIRRIFHIESLRSLGLSLREIGRALDDPSFTPSALVDDLIRQTRERIAAETELLTRLRRIDAADPVGWEGVLQVVSLLQALGSKSADERQRAALSSVDEVPVPVEALVEAALSEREPNVAGALRWALARSGDRGTALLSKGLGSPAAEVRERAVRSLAEMPGGEATAQLRGALTDPDIVVRRYAALALGTRGVTDAVPTLIDMIVEGRNDTDAADALSVLASDTATADQIVTRLVDRLAHDTTKAPARGRLTQALGDIPGTKASHALVELSHDVDRAVALTAAYLLQLRDAR from the coding sequence GTGTTGATCGGTGAAGTGGCGCGACGGTCCGGGGTCAGCGCCCGCATGCTCCGGCATTACGAGTCACTCGGTCTCGTACGGCCTTCGGGTCGTACCGGCTCCGGCTACCGGGAGTACTCCGGGGAGGACATCCGGCGGATCTTCCATATCGAGAGCCTGCGGTCGCTGGGTCTGTCGCTGCGCGAGATCGGACGCGCGCTCGACGATCCCAGCTTCACGCCCTCAGCGCTCGTCGACGACCTCATCCGTCAGACGCGCGAACGCATCGCGGCGGAGACCGAGCTGCTCACGCGGCTGCGCCGGATCGATGCCGCAGACCCTGTCGGCTGGGAGGGTGTCCTCCAGGTCGTTTCGCTCCTCCAGGCACTGGGGTCGAAGAGCGCCGATGAGCGCCAGCGCGCGGCCCTTTCCTCGGTCGACGAGGTTCCCGTGCCGGTGGAGGCCCTGGTCGAGGCGGCACTGAGCGAGAGGGAGCCTAACGTCGCCGGGGCCCTTCGATGGGCGCTGGCGCGATCGGGCGACCGCGGCACGGCACTGCTGTCGAAGGGCCTCGGCTCACCGGCGGCCGAGGTGCGGGAACGTGCCGTTCGGTCCCTCGCCGAGATGCCCGGCGGTGAGGCTACCGCGCAACTGCGGGGTGCCCTCACGGACCCCGACATCGTGGTGCGCAGGTATGCGGCTCTGGCGCTCGGGACACGTGGTGTGACCGATGCGGTCCCGACGCTCATCGACATGATCGTGGAGGGAAGGAACGACACCGACGCAGCCGATGCACTGAGCGTACTGGCGAGCGACACCGCGACGGCGGATCAGATCGTGACCAGGCTCGTCGACCGCCTCGCCCACGACACCACCAAAGCGCCTGCACGCGGACGGCTGACCCAGGCGCTGGGGGATATCCCGGGGACGAAGGCGTCACATGCCCTCGTGGAGTTGTCGCATGACGTGGACCGTGCCGTTGCGCTGACTGCGGCATACCTTCTTCAGCTACGCGACGCACGATGA
- a CDS encoding carbohydrate ABC transporter permease, with product MTLTASAPATRAPAKKPSPGRRSLRRLLPLAPALVLIAIFLVGPILWSVWIAFTNETLTGSASVNSHFVGLDNFTRLFGDDAFTGSLVRTLVFVLFSAVLGQNVLGLLIALVLRGKNRVVRGVVNGVVIAAWVVPEVVAAACWFSFLDEKGTLNSVLGVHQEWLVSAPMLAVILANTWRGTAFSMLVYSAALSEVPRDVMEAAKVDGASTGRTFFSVTLPLIQRSVLSNLMLTTLQTLASFGLIYALTGGGPGEESQTTPLYMYEQAFKYFEVGYGSAIALVMLLFGGLLSLVYLRLIKVED from the coding sequence ATGACGCTGACCGCCTCCGCCCCGGCGACGCGCGCCCCTGCGAAGAAGCCGTCGCCGGGCCGCCGCTCGCTGCGTCGGCTCCTGCCGCTCGCGCCGGCCCTGGTCCTGATCGCGATCTTCCTGGTGGGGCCGATCCTGTGGAGCGTCTGGATCGCCTTCACCAACGAGACCCTCACCGGGTCGGCCTCCGTGAACTCGCACTTCGTCGGCCTGGACAACTTCACCAGGCTCTTCGGTGACGACGCGTTCACCGGCTCGCTGGTGCGCACCCTGGTCTTCGTCCTGTTCTCGGCCGTGCTCGGCCAGAACGTGCTCGGTCTGCTGATCGCCCTGGTGCTGCGCGGCAAGAACCGGGTCGTCAGAGGCGTGGTGAACGGCGTCGTCATCGCGGCCTGGGTCGTCCCCGAAGTCGTCGCCGCCGCCTGCTGGTTCTCGTTCCTCGACGAGAAGGGCACGCTCAACTCGGTGCTCGGCGTGCACCAGGAGTGGCTGGTCTCCGCGCCGATGCTCGCCGTGATCCTCGCCAACACCTGGCGGGGCACCGCGTTCTCCATGCTCGTCTACTCGGCGGCCCTGTCCGAGGTGCCCCGTGACGTGATGGAGGCCGCGAAGGTCGACGGCGCCTCCACCGGCCGCACCTTCTTCAGCGTCACCCTGCCGCTGATCCAGCGCTCCGTGCTCTCCAACCTGATGCTGACCACGCTGCAGACCCTCGCGAGCTTCGGCCTGATCTACGCGCTGACCGGCGGCGGCCCCGGCGAGGAGAGCCAGACGACGCCGCTGTACATGTACGAGCAGGCGTTCAAGTACTTCGAGGTCGGCTACGGCAGCGCCATCGCCCTGGTGATGCTCCTGTTCGGCGGCCTGCTGTCGCTGGTGTACCTGCGGCTGATCAAGGTGGAGGACTGA